A part of Perognathus longimembris pacificus isolate PPM17 chromosome 16, ASM2315922v1, whole genome shotgun sequence genomic DNA contains:
- the Nkx1-1 gene encoding NK1 transcription factor-related protein 1: MSANGPAAPGDVPALPPPPPPPPPGPGLGPAPAAPAAAARDAMEGRADLPGFPRAGAPPLAASDTVPAAPEGAGAARPAAPPRPTSFSVLDILDPNKFNSRRRRCVLLGPGAPAACAPCAPAPCALPPAATGRPPRTEELERRTHAAAAAEGVGAAPGAEPQSAGDPHQAEEAEANGYSSGGGGRSPSADSGDDAPEEEEEDEAPARGAEEAAVRGDGGPGARGSGCSGAAEAAASPGGAGPAAGPRGSSGPGMPGPAAAATAAGGTGTAPGAAAKPKRKRTGSDSKSGKPRRARTAFTYEQLVALENKFKATRYLSVCERLNLALSLSLTETQVKIWFQNRRTKWKKQNPGADTSAPTGGGGGAGPGAGPGAGLAGGLSPLSPSPPMGAPLAMHGPAGYPAHGPGGLVCAAQLPFLSSPAVLSPFVLGSQTYGAPAFYAPHL, translated from the exons ATGAGCGCCAACGGCCCGGCGGCTCCCGGGGACGTCCCCGCgctgcccccgccgccgccgccgccgccgcccgggccgggcctggggcccgcgcccgccgccccggccgccgcaGCTCGGGACGCTATGGAGGGGCGCGCCGACCTCCCCGGCTTCCCCCGAGCCGGGGCCCCGCCGCTGGCGGCTAGCGACACGGTGCCCGCGGCGCCCGAAGGTGCGGGAGCGGCTcggcccgccgcgcccccgcgccccacCTCCTTCTCGGTGCTGGACATCCTGGACCCCAATAAGTTCAACAGCAGAAGGCGCCGCTGCGTGCTGCTTGGCCCCGGGGCGCCCGCTGCGTGcgccccctgcgccccggccccGTGCGCCCTGCCGCCCGCCGCCACGGGACGCCCGCCGCGCACCGAGGAGTTGGAGCGCCGAacccacgccgccgccgccgccgaaggAGTCGGCGCCGCCCCGGGAGCCGAGCCGCAGA GTGCCGGTGACCCCCACCAGGCCGAGGAGGCCGAGGCCAACGGCTACAGCAGCGGCGGTGGCGGGCGCAGCCCGAGCGCGGACAGCGGGGACGACgcgccggaggaggaggaggaggacgaggcgccggcgcggggcgcggaggagGCGGCGGTGCGGGGCGACGGCGGCCCCGGGGCCCGCGGGTCGGGCTGCTCCGGAGCGGCCGAGGCCGCGGCGTccccgggcggcgcggggccggccGCGGGGCCGCGAGGGAGCTCGGGGCCCGGCATGCCCGGCCCCGCGGCGGCCGCCACCGCGGCCGGGGGCACCGGGACCGCGCCCGGCGCGGCGGCCAAGCCCAAGCGGAAGCGCACGGGCTCCGACTCCAAGTCGGGGAAGCCGCGGCGCGCGCGCACCGCCTTCACCTACGAGCAGCTCGTGGCGCTGGagaacaagttcaaggccacgcGCTACCTGTCGGTGTGCGAGCGCCTCAACCTGGCGCTGTCGCTGAGCCTCACCGAGACGCAGGTGAAGATCTGGTTCCAGAACCGCCGAACCAAATGGAAGAAGCAAAACCCGGGCGCGGACACCAGCGCGCCcaccggcggcggcgggggcgcggggcccggcgcggggcccggcgcggggctggcgggcggcctcagccccctgagccccTCGCCGCCCATGGGCGCGCCGCTCGCCATGCACGGCCCCGCGGGGTACCCGGCGCACGGCCCGGGCGGGCTGGTGTGCGCCGCGCAGCTGCCCTTCCTGTCCAGCCCCGCCGTGCTGTCGCCCTTCGTGCTGGGCTCCCAGACCTACGGCGCGCCGGCCTTCTATGCCCCGCACCTCTGA